The Pithys albifrons albifrons isolate INPA30051 chromosome 13, PitAlb_v1, whole genome shotgun sequence genome has a segment encoding these proteins:
- the RAMAC gene encoding RNA guanine-N7 methyltransferase activating subunit isoform X2: MTSLSDMPPNYEMMFAHRFTSEDQEYQEYLKRPADPPPVVEEWRNRSGGNQRNRDRFQDGRYFRGDRCNWQSDYRSNQRPERGWGNNYQQHRQGQSYSSHYGQYGYNSYNPGPRYHPY, translated from the exons ATGACTTCCTTGTCTGACATGCCCCCGAATTATGAAATGATGTTTGCTCATCGATTCACATCAGAAGATCAAGAATACCAGGAATACCTGAAACGCCCTGCAGATCCCCCTCCTGTAGTTGAAGAATGGAGAAACAGATCTGGTGGCAATCAGAGAAACAGAGATCG GTTTCAAGATGGTAGATATTTTAGAGGAGACAGATGCAACTGGCAAAGTGACTACAGATCTAATCAGAGGCCAGAAAGAGGTTGGGGTAATAACtaccagcagcacagacaagGACAATCATACTCATCCCACTACGGACAATATGGCTACAACTCCTACAACCCGGGGCCTCGTTACCATCCCTACTGA
- the RAMAC gene encoding RNA guanine-N7 methyltransferase activating subunit isoform X1, giving the protein MFTVCRMTSLSDMPPNYEMMFAHRFTSEDQEYQEYLKRPADPPPVVEEWRNRSGGNQRNRDRFQDGRYFRGDRCNWQSDYRSNQRPERGWGNNYQQHRQGQSYSSHYGQYGYNSYNPGPRYHPY; this is encoded by the exons ATGTTCACAGTTTGCAGAATGACTTCCTTGTCTGACATGCCCCCGAATTATGAAATGATGTTTGCTCATCGATTCACATCAGAAGATCAAGAATACCAGGAATACCTGAAACGCCCTGCAGATCCCCCTCCTGTAGTTGAAGAATGGAGAAACAGATCTGGTGGCAATCAGAGAAACAGAGATCG GTTTCAAGATGGTAGATATTTTAGAGGAGACAGATGCAACTGGCAAAGTGACTACAGATCTAATCAGAGGCCAGAAAGAGGTTGGGGTAATAACtaccagcagcacagacaagGACAATCATACTCATCCCACTACGGACAATATGGCTACAACTCCTACAACCCGGGGCCTCGTTACCATCCCTACTGA